In Paenibacillus dendritiformis, the DNA window TGAAGCCGTCGCCGCGATCCAGTCAGAAGGGGAAGCCGCCCTGCAGAAGGGCCGGGAAGCGGAGAAAGCACGTAAAGAGGCTGAACAGAAAGCGAAAGGGGAGAGCGGTAAAGCAGAAGAAGATAACAAAACAGAAGGCTAAGGCAGCACATCCGTTGGGTATGACCTTCACACGCGCAGTCCGGGATTTGTGGCCGCTAACATAGGTTGGCGGCCTTTTGAATTGCCGATATTACTCTTTATACAGAAATAAGGAGGAGAATCGCATTTGGGAGGAAAATGGAGGCTCGTTCTGCTTCTGACTCTCGTCGCGGCCATGCTTGGCGGCTGTGTCGGCGAGAAGCCCGTCCTGGAAGAGATGGGGAAGGACGGCAAGGGGAAAATCAAACTTGTCTTTGACGATGAAGAGAGCTTTTTTCGGCAATACGGGGATTCTTTCAACGTGAAATATCCGGATATCGAATTTGAAGTCGTAAATTTACAAGAATTGTACTGGGAGCTGCAGGGCAAAGAAAATGTCGATCATGAGGCAGAATGGGTGAAATTTCTGGACAAGCATAAGCCGGACGTGTTGATGATCGATTTGGAAAGGATGGAGAAGCTGGTCCAGGAAGGCAAACTGTATAATTTGGATGCCGTCATCGCCCAGGACAAATTCGATCTGGAAGGATATATGCCCGGCCTTATCGACCTGCTTCGGGAACAAGGCGGCGGTTCGTTGTACGGCCTTGCCCCCTTTTTTACCACCAATGTCATCTATTATAACGCCGGGCTGTTCCGAGAGCATCATATCGAACCGCCCCGCGATAAAATGAGCTGGCAGGAGGTGCTCGAGCTGTCGAACCGCTTCGCCGGCATCGGCTCGGGCCAGGATCAGATCTATGGATTCGATTCGAGCTTCGGAGAGCCTCAAGAGCTGCTGTTCGAGGTGGCGAACGTTTCGTCGCTGCGTTTATTCGACGCCGCAGGGGAGAAGCTCGTCTTCCAAACGGACGGGTGGAAGCAGATGGTGAGGCTGACAACGGACGCAATCCGGAACAAGGCGGTCTACGCCCTATCGTTGGATGAGGAGGATTCCGGCGAAGATTTTTCGTCGATCGACGAACCCTTCTTTCAAGGCAAGGCGGCCATGATTATGGGCAGCCCATGGTTCATAACCCAGCTGCGGAAGCGCGCCGTAAAGGATAAAGAGGCGAAGCCAATCGACTGGGGCATGGTGACCGCGCCTGTGGATCCGGCTTCTCCTGATGAGTCTTCCTACGCCAGTCTGTACACGGTGTATGCTATCGCGGCGGATTCCCCGAACAAGCGGGCGGCCTGGGAGTTCGTCAAATTCGTGAACGGGCCGGAAATGGCCAAGTCGATCTCCCGCACGGTGAGCGGAGAGTTGCCGACACGGAATCAGTTCATGAAGGAAATCGAAGGCAAAAGCACGGAGGTGTTCTATGCGCTGCGGCCGAAGGGGGAGAACGAATCGATGTGGGCCGGGCCGAATGCGGATATCCTGCATCCATTCTACTCGGAGTTCAGAAAGATCCTGAAAAAGGAACTGAAAGCCGTCATAGCCAACAAGAAGACGGTGGATGAAGCCGTCGCCGCGATCCAGGCCGAAGGCGAAGCCGTTCTACGGAAGATCAGGGAAGAGAAGAAAACGCGCCGTCTCACTACAGAGAACGGCAGTCAATAGGACAGACACTTGAAAGACCGCCGGCTTACCCAGCCGGCGGTCTTTTTTTCGGCATACAGGGATGCTTCGAGAGAGTGCGGGAACGAGGGGAGATTCTTAATAATCTTAACATTCACGTTGTGATTCGCTTAAGATTTCCTTTATCTGGTTGAATGGTCTGGGTGCGGCCGATATACTTGCTGTGGAATGAAAGGGAGGAGAACGAGTTGAGACAGAAATGGAAGGCAGCCATTCTGCTGCTAACGGTAATCTCTTTGCTGGGAGGCTGTTTTGCCGAGAAGCCGGTGCTCGAAGAGCTGGAACCGGGGCGCAAGGTGAAAATTAAAGTCATGTACCACAACGATGAAAGCTTTTATAGGGATTATGGCAATGGCTTCGATGCGATCTTTCATGACAAATATCCGAACCTTGAGTTCGAATTCATCAGCCTCATTGAAATGTACCCGGATATCGAGAAGAATGGGACGAGCTTTGAGGAAGAGTAT includes these proteins:
- a CDS encoding ABC transporter substrate-binding protein, which translates into the protein MGGKWRLVLLLTLVAAMLGGCVGEKPVLEEMGKDGKGKIKLVFDDEESFFRQYGDSFNVKYPDIEFEVVNLQELYWELQGKENVDHEAEWVKFLDKHKPDVLMIDLERMEKLVQEGKLYNLDAVIAQDKFDLEGYMPGLIDLLREQGGGSLYGLAPFFTTNVIYYNAGLFREHHIEPPRDKMSWQEVLELSNRFAGIGSGQDQIYGFDSSFGEPQELLFEVANVSSLRLFDAAGEKLVFQTDGWKQMVRLTTDAIRNKAVYALSLDEEDSGEDFSSIDEPFFQGKAAMIMGSPWFITQLRKRAVKDKEAKPIDWGMVTAPVDPASPDESSYASLYTVYAIAADSPNKRAAWEFVKFVNGPEMAKSISRTVSGELPTRNQFMKEIEGKSTEVFYALRPKGENESMWAGPNADILHPFYSEFRKILKKELKAVIANKKTVDEAVAAIQAEGEAVLRKIREEKKTRRLTTENGSQ